The following are encoded together in the Lathyrus oleraceus cultivar Zhongwan6 chromosome 3, CAAS_Psat_ZW6_1.0, whole genome shotgun sequence genome:
- the LOC127126846 gene encoding high mobility group B protein 15: MASTSCVIKSPLAMKETGSSCGQYPPPMATYEEVVDNPKLFLHSLEKLHATMGTKFMIPIIGGKELDLHRLFVEVTSRGGIEKIIKDRKWKDITLVFNFPSTATNASFVMRKYYTSLLYHYEQIYYFKAHNWTHAASDVLQSPSSTPVPALKMPFSHPSSEVQPAVVQPLNVNAAGLPEGLFIFLSAENKIIFQPQNQTEVDTISSLQNNTPG; encoded by the exons ATGGCATCAACATCTTGTGTTATCAAGAGTCCATTAGCTATGAAAGAGACGGGTTCAAGCTGTGGTCAGTATCCTCCTCCTATGGCAACGTATGAAGAGGTTGTGGACAATCCTAAGCTCTTTTTGCATAGCTTGGAGAAGCTCCATGCTACAATGGGCACCAAGTTCAT GATTCCCATTATTGGGGGAAAGGAGTTGGATTTACACCGCCTCTTTGTTGAAGTGACTTCTCGTGGAGGGATTGAGAAA ATCATTAAGGATAGAAAATGGAAAGATATAACTTTAGTTTTCAATTTTCCATCAACGGCAACAAATGCTTCTTTTGTGATGCGGAAGTACTATACTTCATTACTCTACCATTATGAGCAAATCTATTATTTTAAAGCTCATAATTGGACTCATGCAGCTTCAG ATGTTTTGCAGAGTCCATCATCCACCCCAGTTCCTGCTCTGAAGATGCCGTTTTCACATCCTTCATCTGAAGTTCAACCAGCTGTCGTTCAACCGTTAAATGTTAATGCTGCTGGATTGCCTGAAGGtcttttcatttttctctcaGCCGAAAATAAGATTATTTTCCAACCCCAAAACCAAACAGAAGTGGATACAATTTCTTCTTTGCAGAACAACACGCCAGGCTAA
- the LOC127126847 gene encoding uncharacterized protein LOC127126847 produces the protein MPNLHKFKLLATQCAIAGSPTRSPTTSPVIHLRRRKTLRMFLTRPNDRRRFHPPPLDPPETSPDEVKVRHKLKDLFVSSPSPPPTLQNEKNICQQQQQQQHHQDVQKDGLLSGSTVGVRFRTGSPFRRSSAVAALRPVSSAFRYRLLRRAWRPVLFTIPE, from the coding sequence ATGCCCAATCTCCACAAATTCAAGCTCCTAGCCACACAATGTGCCATCGCCGGCAGTCCCACCCGCAGTCCAACCACCAGTCCCGTAATCCACCTCCGCCGCCGTAAAACCCTACGCATGTTCCTCACTCGCCCTAACGACCGCCGCCGTTTCCATCCCCCTCCCTTAGATCCACCGGAAACTTCCCCCGACGAAGTCAAAGTCCGCCACAAACTCAAAGACCTATTCGTCTCCTCTCCGTCTCCTCCACCTACGCTCCAAAACGAGAAGAACATCTGccaacagcaacagcaacagcaacatcacCAGGACGTTCAGAAAGACGGACTCCTCTCTGGCTCCACCGTCGGCGTCAGATTCCGAACTGGATCTCCTTTCCGTAGATCTTCCGCAGTCGCAGCTCTCCGGCCGGTGTCATCGGCGTTCCGATACAGGTTACTGAGAAGAGCTTGGCGACCGGTACTTTTCACCATCCCTGAGTAG